Proteins encoded together in one Pantoea sp. CCBC3-3-1 window:
- a CDS encoding amino acid ABC transporter ATP-binding protein: MRPMILFNQVNKWYGEYQALTDLSAEIKSGEVVVVCGPSGSGKSTLIRTVNRLEPIEKGQILFDGTDIHGSSTRLNQLRTRIGFVFQNFNLFPHVSVLENIMMSPVKVLGIKRSQARLHAGELLERVGLSHKANAYPAQLSGGQQQRVAIARALAMKPPVMLFDEPTSALDPEMVGEVLNVMRGLAQEGMTMMCVTHEMNFARDVADTIWFMDQGKILEKASPERFFSNPQHERAKRFLSDLRQH, from the coding sequence ATGAGACCGATGATTTTGTTTAACCAGGTCAACAAATGGTATGGCGAATATCAGGCGCTGACCGACCTGAGCGCGGAAATAAAAAGTGGCGAAGTGGTGGTGGTTTGCGGCCCGTCCGGTTCAGGTAAATCGACGCTGATCCGCACGGTTAACCGGCTTGAACCCATTGAGAAAGGCCAGATTCTGTTTGATGGCACGGATATCCATGGCAGCAGTACGCGGCTTAATCAGCTGCGCACGCGCATTGGCTTTGTCTTTCAGAACTTCAATCTTTTTCCACACGTATCGGTGTTGGAAAACATTATGATGTCGCCGGTCAAAGTACTGGGCATCAAACGCTCGCAGGCTCGCCTGCATGCCGGTGAGCTGCTGGAAAGAGTCGGGCTGTCCCACAAGGCCAATGCTTATCCGGCGCAGCTTTCTGGCGGACAGCAGCAACGGGTAGCCATCGCGCGAGCGCTGGCGATGAAACCGCCGGTGATGCTATTCGATGAGCCGACTTCAGCGCTGGATCCGGAAATGGTGGGTGAAGTGCTAAACGTCATGCGCGGACTGGCGCAGGAAGGAATGACCATGATGTGCGTGACGCATGAGATGAACTTCGCGCGCGATGTCGCTGACACCATTTGGTTTATGGATCAGGGGAAAATCCTGGAGAAAGCCAGCCCGGAACGTTTCTTCAGCAATCCACAGCACGAGCGGGCTAAACGTTTTCTCAGTGATTTACGCCAGCACTGA
- a CDS encoding amino acid ABC transporter permease, which translates to MIDIFTIVHDNGMLFLMGQYPNGPLGGVLCTLLISLLAVLLAFPLGVLLGLARISPFRLLRWPAAGWVYVLRGIPLLMVVFWTYFCVPLLIGHNISGFATMLCTLVIYESAYIAEIVRGGIQALPGGQYEASRALGMSYLKTLRLVVLPQALYNTLPSLVSQLVSIIKDSTLGYVINVPELTFAANQVNNQLLTKPFQVFFIVVLGYYIICFSLTWLANKLEARIARRRKNTDPQAEQVAKALQLSRAQP; encoded by the coding sequence ATGATTGATATCTTCACGATTGTGCATGATAACGGCATGCTGTTTTTGATGGGGCAATATCCAAACGGTCCGTTGGGCGGCGTTCTCTGTACCTTGCTGATTTCGCTGCTCGCGGTGCTGCTGGCTTTCCCCCTTGGTGTCCTGCTGGGGCTGGCACGTATTTCTCCGTTTCGTCTGCTGCGCTGGCCTGCGGCAGGCTGGGTCTATGTGCTGCGCGGCATTCCGCTGCTGATGGTGGTCTTTTGGACCTATTTCTGCGTCCCGCTGTTAATTGGCCATAACATCAGCGGGTTTGCCACCATGCTCTGCACGCTGGTGATTTATGAAAGTGCCTATATCGCTGAGATCGTACGCGGTGGCATTCAGGCGCTACCTGGCGGCCAGTACGAGGCTTCACGCGCGTTAGGGATGAGCTATCTGAAAACGCTGCGGCTGGTGGTATTGCCCCAGGCGCTCTACAACACCTTGCCGAGCCTCGTTAGCCAGCTGGTCTCGATTATTAAAGACAGCACGCTGGGCTATGTGATTAACGTACCGGAACTGACCTTTGCCGCCAACCAGGTCAATAACCAGCTGCTGACCAAACCGTTCCAGGTCTTTTTCATCGTTGTGCTGGGTTATTACATCATCTGTTTCAGCCTGACCTGGTTGGCGAATAAACTCGAAGCGCGTATCGCGCGCAGGCGTAAAAACACCGATCCGCAGGCAGAGCAGGTGGCAAAAGCCCTGCAACTCTCCAGAGCCCAGCCGTAA
- a CDS encoding amino acid ABC transporter permease produces the protein MTLDFGAVIAGQFGQMIMAGTLTTLKLALGSWLLAMTIALLLVVIRLSHQRLAVFLVAAYVSYHRNVPTLIQLMMWYFAIPTLLPESVQMWINDFNAEFLFSMFALGLCQAAYFSEDIRSGLRAIPEGQSEAARALGMSYVRSMILVILPQGIRNALPSLLNHTVLLFKNTSLAMVIGVAELTYVTRDIENQTFRTFESYLVASVGYLFFSLLLMGAGAMLARRFQRATAR, from the coding sequence ATGACACTTGATTTCGGTGCCGTCATAGCCGGCCAGTTTGGACAGATGATTATGGCGGGGACGCTAACCACGCTCAAACTGGCGTTAGGTTCCTGGCTGCTGGCAATGACGATTGCTTTACTGCTGGTAGTCATCCGCTTATCTCATCAACGTCTGGCCGTGTTTCTGGTGGCGGCATATGTTTCATATCACCGCAACGTGCCGACGCTGATCCAGCTAATGATGTGGTATTTCGCGATCCCTACGCTGTTGCCGGAATCGGTACAGATGTGGATTAACGATTTTAACGCTGAATTCCTCTTCTCAATGTTTGCGCTTGGTTTGTGTCAGGCCGCCTATTTTTCAGAGGACATTCGTAGCGGTCTGCGCGCCATTCCTGAAGGGCAGAGCGAAGCAGCAAGAGCGCTGGGGATGAGCTATGTGCGCTCAATGATCCTGGTTATTCTGCCGCAGGGCATCCGTAACGCTTTGCCTTCTTTACTTAATCACACGGTGCTGTTGTTCAAAAATACCAGCCTGGCGATGGTGATTGGCGTGGCAGAACTCACTTATGTGACCCGCGATATCGAAAATCAGACGTTCCGTACTTTTGAATCTTATCTGGTGGCGTCAGTTGGCTATCTGTTCTTCTCTCTGCTGCTGATGGGCGCGGGTGCGATGCTGGCTCGTCGTTTCCAGCGCGCAACCGCGAGGTGA
- a CDS encoding SDR family oxidoreductase, giving the protein MPFSDYKTALVTGASAGMGEAIVERLCQEGITVHAVARREEQLLALAARTGCIPHAIDVGDLDALTRLCKEIDVDILVNNAGVSRPGSILDADEEAIDTQVDVNLRAVLHLCRLLVPGMMARDCGHVINITSIAAIYNFNGNSIYHATKAGVHALSRQLRVDCFGKRVRITEICPGRVATDIFGNVMGDREEGRRRFIDGFELPQAKDIADCVAFALSAPVAVNIGNIEITPTLQVPGGLSTLRPGDRAE; this is encoded by the coding sequence ATGCCATTTTCAGATTACAAGACTGCACTAGTTACCGGGGCGTCAGCGGGTATGGGAGAAGCAATTGTTGAGCGCCTGTGCCAGGAAGGAATTACCGTTCACGCCGTCGCCAGACGTGAAGAACAGCTGTTAGCACTGGCCGCCCGCACCGGTTGCATTCCGCATGCGATTGACGTCGGCGATTTGGATGCGTTAACCCGTCTTTGCAAAGAGATCGACGTGGATATCCTGGTGAATAACGCGGGCGTTTCCCGCCCCGGTTCCATTTTGGATGCGGATGAAGAAGCGATCGATACTCAGGTAGATGTTAATTTGCGCGCCGTGCTGCACCTTTGTCGTCTGCTGGTGCCGGGGATGATGGCGCGTGACTGTGGCCACGTCATCAACATTACTTCCATTGCCGCCATCTATAACTTCAACGGCAATTCAATTTATCACGCCACCAAAGCGGGCGTGCATGCACTCTCTCGTCAGCTGCGCGTCGATTGTTTTGGCAAACGCGTACGCATTACCGAAATCTGTCCGGGACGCGTCGCGACGGATATTTTCGGCAATGTAATGGGCGATCGGGAAGAGGGCCGCCGCCGCTTTATTGATGGCTTTGAGCTGCCGCAGGCGAAAGATATCGCCGACTGCGTGGCCTTTGCGCTCTCTGCGCCAGTTGCCGTTAACATCGGCAATATTGAAATCACGCCAACGCTTCAGGTGCCGGGGGGACTTTCTACCCTGCGGCCCGGCGACCGTGCCGAATAA
- a CDS encoding LamB/YcsF family protein gives MNYIDLNADIGEGFGDYVIADDANLMPLITSANVACGFHAGDAVIMAKTVAMAKRYGVDLGAHVGFPDLLGFGRRQMQIEAEVMAHYVTYQLGALSAFATAAGYPLTHMSFHGALGNKVSEDEALARVLLQAVKAFNPHLIISTMAGNAVERVARELALPVICTFLADRAYENSGLLVSRAKPGAVIHDQQQVRARVRQLLTQGTVQSIDGETLSVSATSILVHGDTPESIAMVHTLREICEELGIALLPPSRQSALL, from the coding sequence TTGAACTATATCGATTTAAATGCCGACATCGGCGAGGGTTTTGGCGATTACGTTATCGCCGATGATGCGAATTTAATGCCGCTGATCACCTCCGCTAACGTCGCCTGCGGTTTTCATGCTGGCGACGCAGTGATTATGGCAAAAACGGTGGCGATGGCGAAGCGCTACGGCGTGGATCTTGGCGCGCACGTCGGTTTTCCCGACCTGCTGGGCTTTGGCCGTCGTCAGATGCAGATCGAAGCGGAGGTCATGGCGCATTACGTCACTTATCAGCTGGGTGCGCTCTCCGCCTTTGCGACAGCCGCTGGCTATCCGCTGACGCATATGAGTTTTCACGGCGCGCTGGGCAATAAGGTGTCAGAAGATGAAGCGCTGGCGCGGGTGCTGTTGCAGGCGGTAAAAGCGTTCAATCCCCATCTGATTATCAGCACGATGGCGGGGAATGCCGTTGAGCGGGTGGCCCGTGAGCTCGCGCTGCCGGTAATTTGTACTTTTCTGGCCGATCGTGCTTATGAAAACAGTGGGCTACTGGTCAGTCGGGCGAAGCCAGGCGCGGTAATCCATGACCAGCAGCAGGTTCGTGCACGGGTTCGCCAGCTGCTTACGCAGGGGACGGTGCAAAGCATTGATGGCGAGACGCTTTCAGTTAGCGCCACCTCGATTCTGGTGCATGGTGACACGCCCGAATCCATCGCCATGGTGCATACGCTGCGGGAAATTTGTGAAGAATTGGGTATCGCTCTGCTCCCGCCTTCGAGGCAGTCGGCACTGTTATAA
- a CDS encoding acetyl-CoA carboxylase biotin carboxyl carrier protein subunit, whose product MENRALALAELRQIAQKMRASNLDSIELNGSAWRVRIKCAPQFRPLMPDNLVQTTPDVPPVSLSAPMPGIVLLQHPLNGLPLTKTGDAVEKSALLGMLKVGAVYLPLRSPVGGVITAIQVQQGEVVEYGTEIFVLRDSEITV is encoded by the coding sequence ATGGAAAACAGGGCATTAGCGTTGGCGGAACTGCGGCAGATCGCACAAAAAATGCGTGCGTCTAACCTGGACAGTATCGAACTTAACGGCAGCGCCTGGCGAGTAAGAATAAAGTGCGCGCCGCAATTCAGGCCTTTGATGCCGGACAACCTTGTGCAAACAACGCCCGATGTGCCGCCGGTCTCCCTGTCGGCACCGATGCCTGGCATTGTCCTGCTTCAGCATCCGCTCAATGGCCTGCCGCTGACAAAAACGGGCGACGCAGTCGAAAAGTCCGCACTGTTAGGCATGTTGAAAGTGGGGGCCGTTTATCTGCCGCTGCGCAGTCCTGTCGGCGGCGTCATCACCGCAATTCAGGTGCAGCAGGGCGAGGTGGTTGAGTACGGTACGGAGATATTTGTTCTGCGCGACTCGGAGATAACAGTTTGA
- the nac gene encoding nitrogen assimilation transcriptional regulator NAC: protein MNLRRLKYFIKIVDVGSLTKAADILHIAQPALSQQLATLEGEVNQQLLIRTKRGVTPTEAGKILYTHAQAILRQCDQAQSAIDGSGQMLSGSVSVGLAPGTAAQQLALPLMEEVHRQYPGIVLYFNENFGTTLSELIMNGRMDMAVIYGNREIHGLRFMPLMKEELWFVCPHSLAKPTKTVTLASVARYDLFLPRIYNSMRKAIDDAFIHEGLAYRVKCEIESQTTLNAALAAGLGCTIMPESAARAMLKAADGWMAKIAQPELKVSLSFCMSDHLPLSQPAEAVKGILLALMANRTTDNRPLTLVG from the coding sequence ATGAACCTGCGACGGTTGAAATACTTCATTAAGATCGTAGACGTTGGCAGCCTGACCAAGGCCGCCGATATTTTGCATATCGCCCAGCCCGCCTTGAGTCAGCAATTAGCCACGCTGGAAGGCGAGGTGAATCAGCAGTTGTTGATACGCACTAAGCGCGGCGTCACGCCGACGGAAGCAGGCAAAATTCTTTATACCCACGCGCAGGCGATTTTGCGCCAGTGCGATCAGGCCCAGAGCGCTATCGATGGTTCGGGCCAGATGCTTTCTGGCAGCGTCTCGGTGGGCCTTGCGCCCGGCACCGCCGCTCAGCAGCTGGCACTGCCGTTGATGGAGGAAGTCCATCGTCAATATCCTGGCATCGTCCTCTACTTCAATGAAAACTTCGGCACAACGCTCAGCGAACTGATTATGAATGGGCGTATGGATATGGCGGTGATTTATGGCAATCGCGAAATCCATGGCCTGCGCTTTATGCCGCTGATGAAAGAGGAGCTATGGTTTGTTTGCCCGCACAGCCTGGCGAAACCGACTAAAACCGTCACGCTGGCCAGCGTCGCCCGTTACGATCTGTTCCTGCCGCGTATTTATAACAGCATGCGTAAAGCCATTGACGACGCGTTTATTCATGAAGGTCTGGCCTACCGCGTGAAATGCGAAATCGAATCGCAAACCACGCTGAATGCCGCGCTGGCGGCGGGTCTCGGCTGCACGATAATGCCGGAATCTGCGGCACGGGCAATGCTGAAAGCCGCCGATGGCTGGATGGCGAAAATTGCCCAACCGGAGCTCAAGGTGTCGCTGTCGTTCTGTATGTCCGATCATCTCCCGCTCTCGCAGCCGGCTGAGGCGGTAAAAGGGATCCTGCTGGCTTTAATGGCTAACCGCACCACAGATAACCGGCCGTTAACGCTGGTTGGGTGA
- a CDS encoding pyridoxal phosphate-dependent aminotransferase, translated as MPDIANRLTNVAISASVAMTQKARELSAEGVHVVTLSTGEPDFPTPDHAIAAAHAAALAGDTRYPPVDGTPALRAAIQRKFRRDNHLDYPLSQILTAGGAKQIIFNAMMATINTGDEVIIPSPSWISYADIVKFAGGVPVPVACLQENGFKPRPDDLQAAITPRTKWLLLNYPGNPTGAVATRAELLAIAKLMLHHPDIWIMTDDIYEHLIYDDATFYTLAEVEPRLLDRVLTVNGISKAWAMTGWRLGFCGGPEPLIKAMSNVNTQNSGGISTLTQAAAVAVLDGPQELLKERAAIYRQRRDYVLERLTSVDGLLCHRPQGAFYLFVNIAAFTGKTTAGGRKIGNDTDFVMALLEEQQVVTVQGAAYGMSPFFRLSYATSLDILQEGCNRIAAFCQGMRD; from the coding sequence ATGCCTGATATTGCCAATCGCTTAACGAACGTCGCCATTTCTGCTTCCGTAGCCATGACCCAGAAAGCCCGAGAACTGAGTGCCGAAGGCGTGCACGTCGTCACGCTTTCCACCGGCGAACCGGATTTCCCCACGCCTGACCATGCTATCGCGGCGGCCCATGCGGCAGCGCTGGCGGGCGACACGCGCTATCCACCCGTTGACGGCACGCCAGCCTTGCGGGCGGCAATTCAACGGAAATTCAGGCGGGACAATCATCTGGATTATCCGCTCAGCCAGATCCTGACGGCTGGCGGTGCCAAACAGATTATTTTCAACGCAATGATGGCAACGATTAATACGGGTGATGAGGTCATTATTCCCTCCCCTTCCTGGATCAGCTATGCCGACATCGTCAAATTCGCCGGCGGCGTGCCGGTTCCGGTTGCCTGCTTACAGGAAAATGGCTTCAAGCCCCGGCCGGACGATCTGCAAGCAGCCATTACGCCACGCACTAAGTGGCTGCTGCTGAATTATCCGGGCAACCCAACCGGTGCGGTCGCTACCCGCGCAGAGCTGCTGGCGATAGCGAAGCTGATGCTGCATCACCCGGATATCTGGATTATGACTGACGATATTTATGAACATCTGATCTACGACGATGCGACGTTTTATACGCTGGCAGAGGTTGAACCTCGTTTGCTGGATCGCGTGCTGACGGTAAATGGCATCTCCAAAGCCTGGGCCATGACCGGCTGGCGGCTGGGGTTTTGTGGTGGCCCGGAGCCGCTGATCAAAGCGATGAGTAATGTGAATACCCAGAACAGCGGCGGCATCTCGACGCTAACGCAGGCGGCAGCCGTAGCGGTACTGGACGGTCCGCAGGAACTTTTAAAAGAGCGGGCCGCTATTTATCGCCAGCGCCGTGATTATGTTCTTGAGCGTCTGACCTCGGTGGATGGCCTGCTCTGCCACAGGCCACAAGGTGCTTTCTACCTCTTCGTGAATATCGCCGCGTTTACCGGTAAAACAACCGCGGGCGGTCGGAAGATCGGTAACGATACGGACTTTGTCATGGCGCTACTGGAGGAGCAACAGGTAGTCACCGTTCAGGGGGCGGCTTACGGTATGAGTCCTTTCTTCCGCCTGTCGTACGCGACAAGTCTCGATATATTGCAGGAAGGTTGTAACCGTATCGCGGCTTTTTGCCAGGGGATGCGGGATTAG
- a CDS encoding biotin-dependent carboxyltransferase family protein, which translates to MIEIIKSAALNTVQDTGRSGFRHMGVSVSGAMDPLALRAGNILLGNDENAACLEIQIFPFSVRFLTDTSIAITGADCRARLDDRDLPPWWGCSVKKGQQLTLQFPRGGARSYLCVAGGIDVPQVMGSRSTALRGSFGGYKGRALETGDRLPVGLSSAAALPAAGIGIEPPTVAMAHAFPVSSDGVVQLRAIPAGEYALFAADHARFWQQRWQVSRQSNRTGYRLSGEPIFPAETIEMRSYGLVPGIVQVPPAGEPIIQLSDANTAGGYPKIAGVIEEDLWRLGQIQPGQWLQLVKSEAGEAIVVAKEIERWLTKVRQSCSALSGCAVKGMSMTACRSPLTAC; encoded by the coding sequence GTGATTGAAATTATCAAATCCGCCGCGCTAAATACCGTACAGGATACCGGCCGCAGCGGCTTCCGGCATATGGGCGTTTCAGTAAGCGGCGCGATGGATCCGCTTGCGCTACGCGCGGGAAATATCCTGCTGGGGAATGATGAAAACGCCGCCTGTCTGGAGATTCAGATCTTCCCTTTCAGCGTACGCTTTCTGACGGATACCAGTATTGCGATTACCGGAGCGGACTGCCGCGCCCGGCTGGATGATAGGGATCTTCCTCCGTGGTGGGGCTGCTCAGTCAAAAAAGGCCAGCAGCTCACGCTGCAGTTTCCCCGTGGTGGTGCGCGCAGTTACCTTTGTGTAGCTGGCGGTATTGACGTACCGCAGGTCATGGGATCGCGCAGTACTGCATTGCGCGGCAGTTTCGGCGGTTATAAAGGGCGCGCGCTGGAAACAGGCGACAGGCTGCCCGTTGGCCTGTCATCGGCGGCGGCTTTACCCGCAGCGGGGATCGGCATTGAGCCACCAACGGTGGCGATGGCGCACGCTTTTCCCGTCAGTAGCGACGGCGTGGTGCAGCTACGGGCCATACCGGCCGGGGAGTATGCACTGTTTGCAGCCGATCATGCCCGTTTCTGGCAGCAGCGCTGGCAGGTTTCCCGCCAGAGCAATCGTACGGGCTATCGCTTAAGCGGCGAACCGATTTTCCCTGCCGAAACCATTGAAATGCGCTCTTACGGGCTGGTGCCCGGCATTGTACAGGTGCCGCCCGCAGGCGAGCCGATTATTCAGTTAAGCGATGCCAATACGGCAGGCGGCTACCCAAAAATCGCGGGAGTAATTGAAGAGGATTTATGGCGTCTCGGCCAGATCCAACCCGGCCAGTGGTTGCAGCTGGTAAAAAGCGAGGCAGGTGAGGCTATTGTTGTGGCAAAAGAAATAGAGCGCTGGCTGACCAAAGTGCGGCAAAGTTGTAGCGCGTTAAGCGGTTGTGCAGTTAAAGGGATGAGCATGACAGCTTGCCGCTCCCCTTTAACCGCGTGCTGA
- the pxpB gene encoding 5-oxoprolinase subunit PxpB: MLLHEKRPVAGGLDGQAKISTIGSRAWLIEAPGAFDLPAQRRIWSLAASLQDDKAVESLIPGVTNLLIIFRQTPADYDGTLIKLKKLWEQARAVHPVGKIIEIPVVYGGEHASDLLTVCQHTGLSAQEVIRRHAQGNYTVFALGSAPGFGYLHGLDASLATPRKKVPSLHMLKGTVTIGGAQTGVSALTGPNGWNAIGFAELNVFDPDAHPPALMAPGDSIRFLPVRIEL, encoded by the coding sequence ATGCTGCTGCATGAGAAACGACCTGTCGCAGGTGGACTGGACGGTCAGGCCAAAATATCCACCATCGGCAGTCGCGCCTGGCTGATTGAAGCGCCGGGAGCGTTTGATTTACCCGCCCAGCGACGGATCTGGTCGCTGGCCGCCTCGCTACAGGATGATAAAGCGGTCGAATCGCTTATCCCTGGCGTAACCAATCTCCTCATTATTTTTCGACAAACTCCTGCCGATTACGACGGCACGCTAATCAAGCTTAAAAAGCTGTGGGAACAGGCCAGAGCGGTACATCCCGTTGGCAAAATCATTGAAATTCCGGTTGTGTATGGCGGCGAACACGCCAGCGATCTGCTTACCGTTTGCCAGCATACCGGCCTGTCTGCTCAGGAAGTGATCCGCCGGCACGCTCAGGGAAATTACACGGTTTTTGCACTGGGCAGCGCGCCCGGATTTGGCTACCTGCACGGGCTGGATGCTTCCCTCGCCACGCCAAGAAAAAAAGTGCCTTCTCTGCATATGCTGAAGGGCACCGTTACCATTGGCGGTGCGCAGACGGGCGTCTCTGCGCTGACCGGCCCCAACGGCTGGAATGCGATTGGTTTTGCTGAACTTAACGTATTCGATCCCGACGCGCATCCGCCTGCGCTGATGGCGCCGGGCGACAGCATTCGTTTTTTGCCTGTGAGGATTGAGCTGTGA
- a CDS encoding transporter substrate-binding domain-containing protein, translating to MKKMVSCSLLALPMLMAFSPAKADLLGDIQARGQLNCAVYSDVPPFSSPDPKTRQLAGMDVDLCDALAKQMGVKANLMPTSIEARIAVIATGRADVLIANLAYTKTRGKQIQFSDPYYVAKEMLVVKQPNVDKTRADFKGKRLSATKGTTSEQSIYLAGAKAITFQDAASAFLALEQNKAVGFVTNTMTATKMISQAGKDGIALGMIKEPMALEPIGVGMKKDEPALLEKVNSSLKAMDDDGSIDKIWNKWIGPATEYKMVREEKVQSLASLKFQPLE from the coding sequence ATGAAGAAAATGGTGTCCTGCTCATTACTGGCGCTGCCGATGCTGATGGCCTTCTCACCGGCAAAAGCAGATCTTCTGGGTGATATTCAGGCGCGTGGACAGCTGAACTGCGCGGTCTACTCCGACGTCCCGCCTTTTTCCTCTCCCGATCCTAAAACTCGTCAGCTGGCAGGTATGGACGTTGATCTGTGCGATGCGTTAGCGAAACAGATGGGCGTAAAAGCTAATCTGATGCCAACGTCCATCGAAGCGCGTATCGCCGTTATTGCTACCGGCCGGGCAGACGTGCTGATCGCCAACCTTGCGTACACCAAAACCCGTGGCAAACAGATTCAGTTCAGCGATCCTTACTACGTAGCCAAAGAGATGCTGGTAGTGAAACAGCCCAACGTGGACAAGACGCGGGCAGATTTTAAAGGAAAACGGCTGAGTGCGACTAAAGGCACGACATCAGAACAGTCGATCTATCTGGCAGGCGCAAAAGCCATTACCTTCCAGGACGCGGCTTCTGCTTTCCTCGCACTGGAGCAAAACAAGGCAGTCGGCTTCGTGACCAATACCATGACGGCGACAAAAATGATTTCACAGGCGGGAAAAGATGGCATCGCGTTGGGAATGATTAAGGAGCCGATGGCGCTGGAACCGATTGGCGTTGGAATGAAAAAGGATGAGCCGGCCCTGCTGGAGAAAGTGAACAGCAGCCTGAAAGCGATGGATGACGACGGCAGTATCGACAAAATCTGGAACAAGTGGATTGGGCCGGCGACGGAATACAAAATGGTCAGGGAAGAGAAAGTACAGTCGTTAGCCAGCCTCAAGTTTCAGCCTCTGGAATAA
- a CDS encoding DMT family transporter encodes MNSRVGIALKIGAALCATLMLACVKGLDGAIPTGEVIFFRSFIALFPLLVWLKCQGNIASQLKTKNIFGHLIRGFSGTGGMYFNYMALVYISLADATAISYAAPLFTVILAALLLKENVRFSRWLAVIAGFSGILVMLSAHLSENNSLFAGHIDLTAGLGVMLALLAALCTAVSSVQIRFLNGIEKPGAIVFYFSLMTMLIGMATVVFGWTRPSPLQLLLLVGCGFFGGMAQILITLSLRYADASLLAPFDYTSLVWSMLIGYLFLNSLPTVSTLTGASIVALAGIFTVWSEQRKRKLSVIRTVN; translated from the coding sequence ATGAATTCCAGAGTGGGCATAGCGTTAAAAATCGGGGCGGCGCTGTGTGCCACCTTAATGCTGGCATGTGTGAAAGGGCTGGATGGCGCCATCCCTACCGGCGAGGTGATTTTTTTCCGTTCTTTTATCGCCCTCTTTCCGCTGCTTGTCTGGCTTAAATGTCAGGGCAACATTGCCAGCCAGCTCAAAACGAAAAATATTTTTGGCCATTTAATTCGCGGATTTTCCGGCACGGGCGGCATGTATTTTAACTATATGGCGCTGGTTTATATTTCCTTAGCCGATGCGACAGCCATCAGCTATGCCGCACCGTTATTTACGGTCATTCTGGCGGCGCTGCTGCTGAAAGAAAACGTGCGTTTTTCCCGCTGGCTGGCGGTAATAGCAGGCTTCTCAGGCATTCTGGTGATGCTTTCTGCGCATTTGAGCGAAAACAATTCATTATTTGCCGGACACATCGATCTTACTGCCGGTCTGGGCGTGATGCTGGCGCTGCTCGCCGCACTCTGTACCGCCGTCTCATCGGTGCAAATCCGTTTTTTAAACGGTATTGAAAAACCGGGCGCGATCGTCTTCTACTTTTCGTTAATGACCATGCTTATCGGCATGGCCACCGTTGTTTTTGGCTGGACGCGGCCCAGCCCGTTGCAATTGTTGCTGCTGGTCGGCTGCGGATTTTTTGGCGGTATGGCGCAAATCCTGATCACGCTCAGCCTGCGCTATGCTGATGCTTCACTCCTTGCGCCCTTTGACTACACCTCGCTGGTCTGGTCGATGCTGATTGGTTATCTCTTTCTGAACAGCTTGCCGACCGTCTCCACCCTGACCGGCGCGTCAATCGTTGCGCTGGCAGGCATATTTACCGTGTGGAGTGAACAACGGAAGCGGAAACTTAGCGTCATCCGCACGGTGAACTAA